From Methanobacterium formicicum, one genomic window encodes:
- a CDS encoding 2,3-diphosphoglycerate synthetase, protein MSTLLKMVCLIDGEHYLPVTKSALNTLDNIEHIEVVAAVFIGGTEKLRDATPESIGKKLGVKVYFGPDHHKIPYDLIVEVAVEHHADVVMDLSDEPVVDYSKRFKIASMVLEQGILYEGPDFSFQPLDEYEVLTKPSLKILGTGKRIGKTAVSAYAARLIHREKYNPCVVAMGRGGPEEPEIVRGDEIEITPQYLMEQSDKGIHAASDHWEDALMSRILTIGCRRCGGGMVGQVFITNMKQGAQMANEVDSEFVIMEGSGAAIPPIKTDRHIVLVGANQPIINIERFFGPYRIKLADLVVVTMCEEPMASPGKVERIQKFIEGINPQATVIPTVFRPKPLESVEGKRVLFATTAPDSVKEVLIKHLEEEHGCTVVGTTPYLSNRPLLQKDIEKYIDQVDVMLTELKAAAVDVATKDALQAGLEVVYCDNIPLVIREEDNLDPAILEVVDQAIADHSNK, encoded by the coding sequence ATGAGTACCTTATTAAAGATGGTATGCTTGATTGATGGTGAACACTATCTTCCGGTTACTAAATCCGCATTAAATACTCTTGATAACATTGAACACATCGAAGTGGTTGCCGCGGTATTCATTGGAGGCACAGAAAAACTTAGAGATGCCACACCAGAATCCATTGGTAAGAAACTGGGAGTTAAAGTTTATTTTGGTCCTGATCATCATAAAATTCCCTATGATCTTATTGTTGAAGTAGCCGTTGAACACCATGCCGATGTGGTTATGGATCTTTCTGACGAACCGGTGGTTGATTATTCTAAACGTTTCAAGATAGCTTCTATGGTCCTGGAGCAGGGAATACTCTACGAGGGGCCTGATTTTTCATTCCAACCCCTGGATGAATATGAAGTCCTCACCAAACCATCCCTTAAAATTCTGGGAACTGGTAAACGAATCGGTAAAACCGCAGTGTCAGCCTACGCTGCCCGTTTAATCCACAGGGAAAAATACAACCCCTGTGTGGTGGCCATGGGCCGTGGAGGTCCGGAGGAACCGGAGATCGTCCGGGGAGATGAGATCGAAATCACACCCCAGTACCTCATGGAACAATCTGATAAGGGAATCCACGCTGCCAGTGACCACTGGGAAGATGCCCTGATGAGCCGAATACTCACCATTGGATGCCGCCGTTGCGGTGGAGGAATGGTGGGGCAGGTGTTCATCACCAACATGAAACAGGGCGCCCAGATGGCCAACGAAGTTGATTCTGAATTTGTGATAATGGAGGGAAGTGGAGCAGCCATACCACCCATTAAAACTGACCGGCACATTGTACTGGTAGGTGCTAACCAGCCCATAATCAACATTGAGAGATTCTTCGGCCCCTACCGTATTAAACTGGCAGATCTGGTGGTTGTAACCATGTGTGAAGAGCCAATGGCCAGTCCCGGGAAGGTGGAACGTATCCAGAAATTTATAGAGGGAATCAATCCCCAAGCCACGGTTATACCCACGGTGTTCAGGCCCAAACCCCTGGAATCAGTGGAGGGTAAACGTGTCTTATTTGCTACCACCGCTCCTGATTCAGTTAAAGAGGTTCTTATAAAACACCTGGAAGAAGAACATGGCTGCACAGTAGTGGGAACCACACCCTACCTGTCCAATCGGCCATTACTCCAGAAGGACATTGAAAAATACATTGACCAGGTTGATGTCATGTTAACCGAGTTGAAGGCCGCGGCAGTAGACGTGGCCACCAAGGATGCACTCCAGGCCGGTCTGGAAGTGGTGTACTGTGACAACATACCACTGGTAATCAGGGAAGAAGATAACCTGGATCCAGCCATCCTGGAAGTTGTGGACCAAGCCATAGCTGACCACAGTAATAAATAA
- a CDS encoding UPF0058 family protein: MYKDELIQLHQFLVYVLKHLDHEYEVKDECKEYLCLNISPHHIHRTKAEHKYAIFVLSNSISEIIAANNGGTSSNISNGLSELVKRSRKELIRFQNDDALAIQKIEM; this comes from the coding sequence ATGTACAAAGATGAGCTTATACAGTTACACCAATTTTTGGTATACGTTTTAAAGCATCTGGACCATGAGTATGAGGTGAAGGATGAATGTAAGGAGTACTTATGCCTTAACATCAGCCCACATCACATACACCGCACCAAAGCCGAACATAAATATGCTATTTTTGTATTATCAAATTCTATTTCTGAGATCATTGCTGCCAACAACGGAGGAACTTCTTCTAACATTTCCAATGGACTCTCAGAATTAGTAAAACGGTCGCGAAAAGAACTCATACGATTCCAGAATGATGATGCCTTAGCCATACAAAAAATTGAAATGTAA
- the hisD gene encoding histidinol dehydrogenase, whose product MKIIKIDDGTMEKFLQRSQLDSSSIVNIVEGIVSNVRDNGDKALHHYTEKFDKVDLKDFLIEEEDLKGSIQKINSQLMVSLEKAASNIEKFHQSQLPQEWSLEVDEGITAGQIVRPLERVGCYIPGGRAIYPSSILMTVIPAKVAGVEEIICCTPPGPDGTVQDMVLAAAYLAGADKVYRAGGAQAIAAMAYGTETIPAVNKIVGPGNIFVTAAKKMVYGQVDIDFPAGPSEVLIIADETGNPEYIALDLLAQAEHDPQAASVLVTTSMALATAVKDQVEEELPRMKREEIITESLQKNGKIIVVNTMDDAIRFSNEYAPEHLIIATRKPEEVVKDIKNAGSIFLGNLTPVAAGDYGSGTNHVLPTSFCARMYSGLSTESFLKKPTVQRLSEEGLKSLKDVVIPLAEYEGLYAHAESFKKRLDGIKK is encoded by the coding sequence ATGAAAATTATAAAAATAGATGACGGAACTATGGAAAAATTCTTACAGAGATCACAGTTAGACTCCAGTTCTATTGTCAACATTGTAGAAGGCATTGTGAGCAATGTTAGGGATAATGGAGACAAGGCACTCCACCACTACACTGAAAAATTTGATAAAGTTGACCTTAAGGATTTTCTCATTGAAGAAGAGGATTTAAAGGGGAGTATCCAGAAAATTAACTCCCAGCTTATGGTTAGTCTTGAAAAGGCGGCATCCAACATTGAAAAATTTCACCAGTCCCAGTTACCACAGGAATGGTCACTGGAAGTGGATGAGGGCATAACTGCCGGTCAGATCGTCCGTCCACTGGAAAGGGTGGGTTGTTACATACCGGGCGGAAGGGCAATCTATCCGTCAAGTATTCTAATGACGGTTATCCCGGCAAAGGTTGCAGGGGTGGAGGAAATTATATGTTGCACCCCTCCTGGTCCCGATGGAACAGTGCAGGACATGGTTCTGGCGGCAGCCTACCTGGCTGGTGCCGACAAGGTATACCGGGCGGGTGGGGCACAGGCTATTGCAGCCATGGCCTACGGAACTGAAACCATTCCTGCAGTGAATAAAATTGTGGGACCCGGTAACATCTTTGTAACTGCGGCCAAAAAAATGGTATACGGACAGGTAGATATTGATTTTCCTGCCGGACCATCAGAAGTCCTCATAATAGCCGATGAAACTGGTAATCCTGAGTACATTGCACTGGACCTCCTGGCCCAGGCAGAACACGACCCCCAGGCGGCCTCAGTACTGGTGACCACATCCATGGCGCTGGCCACTGCCGTGAAGGACCAGGTAGAGGAAGAGTTGCCCCGTATGAAAAGGGAAGAGATCATCACTGAATCACTGCAAAAAAACGGTAAAATCATTGTGGTCAATACAATGGATGATGCCATCCGGTTTTCCAATGAATACGCACCGGAACACCTGATAATAGCAACCCGCAAACCAGAAGAAGTGGTTAAAGATATTAAAAATGCGGGGAGCATATTCCTGGGAAATTTAACCCCGGTAGCTGCCGGCGATTATGGTTCGGGCACCAACCACGTCCTGCCCACATCATTCTGCGCCCGGATGTACTCTGGCCTTTCCACGGAATCCTTCCTGAAGAAGCCAACTGTCCAGAGGTTATCTGAAGAAGGTTTAAAAAGCCTTAAAGATGTGGTTATCCCCCTGGCAGAATACGAAGGCCTTTATGCACACGCTGAATCATTTAAAAAGCGTCTGGATGGAATAAAAAAATAA
- the aspS gene encoding aspartate--tRNA(Asn) ligase has protein sequence MDGETVTLMGWVHEIRDLGGIIFVLLRDRNGITQITAPSKKITPELMEEIRKFKKESVIAVKGTIQGSPKAPGGVEVIPEEVKVLNESKQPLPLDPTEKVRAEIDTRLDSRYLDLRKHSISAIFKIKSTMLHSVRIFLEEKGFMEVNTPKLVGSATEGGTELFPITYFEREAFLGQSPQLYKQMMMATGLDKVFEIAPIFRAEEHDTLRHLNEVISIDAELAFADQEEAMELLEKLVHHAIKEVKENCQAELEDLGVELEVPELPFPRLEYDEVIDIVNSKGVQLQHGEDLSRAAEKALGEVMDGYYFITNWPSEIKPFYVQPHEDEPEKSYAFDLMYRDLEISSGATRVHQHDLLVKQIKSKGLNPDSFQRYLAAFEYGMPPHAGWGLGAERFTMCITGMKNIRETVLFPRDRRRLTP, from the coding sequence ATGGACGGCGAAACAGTGACTCTCATGGGCTGGGTTCATGAGATCCGTGACCTGGGCGGTATTATCTTCGTACTTTTACGGGACCGGAATGGTATAACCCAGATAACTGCTCCCAGCAAAAAGATCACCCCCGAACTAATGGAAGAAATAAGAAAATTCAAAAAAGAGTCAGTTATCGCGGTTAAAGGAACCATTCAAGGATCACCTAAAGCACCAGGTGGTGTGGAAGTCATACCAGAAGAAGTTAAGGTACTGAATGAATCCAAACAGCCATTACCACTGGACCCCACTGAAAAGGTGCGGGCTGAAATTGACACCCGGCTGGATTCCCGTTACCTTGATCTGAGAAAACACAGCATCAGTGCCATATTCAAAATAAAAAGCACAATGCTGCACTCAGTCCGTATTTTCCTGGAAGAAAAGGGTTTCATGGAAGTCAACACCCCCAAACTGGTGGGATCCGCCACAGAAGGTGGAACCGAACTCTTCCCCATAACCTACTTTGAAAGGGAAGCCTTCCTGGGTCAAAGCCCCCAACTCTACAAACAGATGATGATGGCCACTGGACTGGATAAGGTCTTTGAAATTGCCCCTATCTTCCGGGCCGAAGAACACGATACCCTGAGACACCTCAACGAGGTAATATCCATTGATGCAGAGCTGGCCTTTGCTGACCAGGAAGAAGCCATGGAACTCCTGGAGAAACTGGTGCACCATGCCATTAAAGAAGTGAAGGAAAACTGCCAGGCCGAACTGGAAGATCTGGGAGTGGAACTGGAAGTACCCGAACTACCCTTCCCCCGTCTGGAATACGATGAAGTAATCGACATAGTTAATTCCAAGGGTGTGCAACTTCAGCATGGCGAAGACCTCTCCAGGGCAGCTGAAAAAGCATTAGGCGAAGTTATGGATGGCTATTACTTCATAACCAACTGGCCCAGTGAAATCAAACCATTCTATGTCCAGCCCCATGAAGATGAACCGGAAAAAAGCTATGCTTTTGACCTGATGTACCGGGATCTGGAAATATCCTCTGGGGCAACCAGGGTACACCAGCACGATCTCCTGGTGAAACAGATAAAGAGTAAAGGACTGAACCCTGACTCTTTCCAGCGCTATCTAGCAGCATTCGAGTACGGAATGCCACCACACGCTGGTTGGGGATTGGGAGCAGAAAGGTTCACCATGTGTATCACCGGAATGAAAAACATCCGGGAAACCGTGCTCTTCCCCAGGGACAGGAGAAGGTTGACTCCTTAA
- a CDS encoding NAD(P)/FAD-dependent oxidoreductase yields the protein MKIYDIAVVGAGPAGCMAAIQGAKQGKNVILLERNDKIGRKLLLTGNGRCNLTNTSSLKVFLEKFGRRGSFYRDAFSTFSNQDLMEFFKENDLKMKVEEEGRVFPITEKAESVVEVLIKVLNKYGVKIVCNYRLNHLNKSSKIFKLSSKEKELITARKVIIATGGVTYGFTGSTGDGLNMAELLGHNITELKPGGVPLRVREKWIHKLKGVTLMDVGLTIAYGGKKITLPRGNLLLTHFGVSGPVILDMSHDIINLWDEHGDLKLYIDFKPEEQRESLEGELIRDFQNNSKKILKNYLKKHLPNRTIEPILNTISLDPQKQLNQVNKKERLKLQEALKALPLTVTGHLPLDKAMVTCGGVSKKEIDPKTMESNLVSGLYFAGEIISGCGGRGGYNLQQAFSTGYVAGCSAASSEN from the coding sequence ATGAAAATATACGACATAGCTGTAGTGGGAGCCGGACCTGCCGGTTGCATGGCCGCCATCCAGGGGGCAAAACAGGGAAAAAATGTGATATTGCTGGAGAGAAATGATAAAATCGGCCGTAAACTACTTCTAACCGGCAACGGCAGATGCAATCTTACCAATACTTCCAGTTTGAAAGTTTTCCTTGAAAAGTTTGGCAGAAGAGGTTCATTCTATCGTGATGCCTTCAGCACATTTTCCAACCAGGACCTGATGGAGTTTTTTAAAGAAAATGACCTTAAAATGAAGGTAGAAGAGGAGGGACGTGTATTCCCCATCACTGAAAAGGCAGAATCTGTGGTTGAAGTTTTGATAAAGGTTTTGAATAAATATGGGGTAAAAATTGTTTGTAATTACCGTTTAAATCATTTAAATAAAAGTTCAAAGATTTTCAAACTATCTTCAAAGGAAAAGGAGTTAATCACCGCCCGTAAAGTTATCATTGCCACGGGAGGAGTTACCTATGGCTTCACCGGCTCAACCGGGGATGGTTTAAATATGGCAGAATTATTGGGCCATAATATTACCGAACTAAAACCAGGGGGTGTTCCCCTGAGGGTGCGGGAAAAATGGATTCATAAGTTAAAGGGAGTTACCCTGATGGATGTGGGCCTCACAATAGCGTACGGGGGTAAAAAAATAACTTTGCCCCGGGGAAACCTTCTTTTAACCCACTTTGGTGTTTCAGGACCAGTAATTCTGGATATGAGTCATGATATTATAAATCTTTGGGATGAACACGGGGATTTAAAGCTCTACATTGACTTTAAACCAGAAGAACAAAGAGAATCCCTGGAAGGGGAGCTCATTAGAGACTTCCAGAATAACAGTAAAAAGATTTTAAAGAACTACTTAAAAAAACATCTCCCCAACCGTACCATTGAACCTATATTAAATACCATATCACTTGATCCCCAGAAACAGTTGAATCAGGTCAACAAAAAGGAGAGGTTGAAGTTGCAGGAGGCATTGAAAGCCCTTCCTTTGACTGTAACTGGTCACCTCCCCCTGGATAAGGCTATGGTAACCTGCGGGGGAGTCAGCAAAAAGGAAATTGACCCGAAAACTATGGAATCCAATCTGGTTAGTGGATTATATTTTGCCGGGGAGATAATATCTGGTTGTGGTGGTAGGGGTGGGTATAATTTGCAGCAGGCCTTTTCTACCGGTTATGTTGCAGGGTGCAGTGCGGCATCCTCAGAGAATTAA
- a CDS encoding NAD(P)/FAD-dependent oxidoreductase yields the protein MSENIPEKGAVIQKDLETYAIIPYIPGGLVDPDTLIKIANTAQKYHAKTLKVTSNQSIAIIGIKYDDIDRIWEDLDMKPGGFIGKKVRTAKICPGTTYCKRAQQDSISLGLKIDERFQGIELPNKLKIGVSGCPNSCSESGVKDIGLIGFRKGWRILVGGTSGIKPMIGQTLAQDLQDDEVLELIGKIIEYYQENGDKKRLGRFIERIGFERFKNAVLH from the coding sequence ATGTCAGAAAATATTCCAGAAAAAGGAGCAGTTATCCAGAAAGACCTGGAAACCTATGCTATAATTCCCTATATTCCCGGTGGTCTGGTGGACCCTGATACATTAATTAAAATAGCAAACACTGCCCAGAAATACCATGCAAAAACTCTTAAAGTAACTTCTAACCAGAGTATTGCCATCATTGGAATTAAATACGATGATATTGACCGGATCTGGGAAGATCTGGACATGAAACCCGGGGGGTTCATTGGGAAAAAAGTTAGAACCGCTAAAATTTGCCCCGGAACCACCTACTGCAAACGAGCTCAACAGGATTCCATCAGCCTGGGACTTAAAATCGATGAAAGGTTCCAGGGAATAGAACTACCCAACAAACTTAAGATCGGAGTATCGGGGTGTCCAAATTCCTGTTCAGAGTCTGGAGTGAAAGATATTGGACTCATTGGCTTCAGAAAGGGGTGGAGAATTTTGGTAGGTGGAACCAGTGGAATAAAACCAATGATCGGCCAAACTTTAGCCCAAGATCTGCAAGATGATGAAGTCCTTGAACTGATTGGTAAAATAATCGAATATTACCAGGAAAACGGGGATAAAAAACGTTTAGGTAGATTTATTGAGAGGATAGGCTTTGAAAGATTTAAAAATGCGGTTCTCCACTAA
- a CDS encoding SAM-dependent methyltransferase, with protein MINIVYDIKVYRQTLKDIIKEDDVVVELGCHVGNSTRIISQLASHGKIIALDKGTESREKLDELKKEVKTPIEFINADVRLHETLEEVTQKVDEWGGCDVLSVDLGGGYHPDTTFKVFYIWSSTLKPRDTIIRNRGLLDFIHSSSGTEIIRSENGWLESCGDDGIPPRLKELKLWSPKL; from the coding sequence ATGATCAACATTGTATACGATATCAAAGTTTACAGACAGACCCTGAAAGACATTATCAAAGAAGATGATGTGGTGGTTGAGCTGGGCTGTCATGTGGGTAATTCCACCCGTATCATATCCCAGCTAGCGTCCCACGGGAAGATAATAGCACTGGACAAGGGCACTGAATCTAGAGAGAAGCTGGATGAACTGAAAAAGGAAGTTAAAACTCCCATTGAATTTATAAATGCAGATGTGCGCCTACACGAAACCCTGGAAGAAGTGACCCAAAAGGTGGATGAGTGGGGTGGTTGTGATGTTCTCTCGGTGGATCTGGGTGGAGGTTACCATCCCGACACCACCTTCAAAGTTTTCTACATTTGGTCATCAACTTTAAAACCTCGTGATACAATAATAAGAAATAGAGGTCTTTTAGACTTTATTCACTCATCATCCGGCACTGAGATCATCAGGTCAGAAAATGGGTGGCTGGAGTCCTGTGGAGATGATGGCATCCCACCGCGTTTAAAAGAACTAAAACTCTGGTCTCCTAAACTATAA
- a CDS encoding 2-amino-3,7-dideoxy-D-threo-hept-6-ulosonate synthase, which produces MIGKKIRIERIINRKTGRCVIVPMDHGVSIGPVEGIIKMAETIDEVASGGANAVIMHKGMVGTGHRGYGRDIGLIIHLSASTALGPDPDHKVLVTSVEKAIQLGADAVSVHVNVGSEMEPEMLMHLGSISEICDDWGMPLIAMMYPRGKKIDNEHDAEVVKLAARAGAELGADIIKTNYTGDPDTFKEVIDGCPVPLVIAGGPRVETDRELLEMVKNSVDMGGAGVAIGRNVFQARSPQKTTRAIAEIVHNNLEVDEALKILNGK; this is translated from the coding sequence ATGATAGGAAAGAAAATCAGGATTGAAAGGATAATCAACCGGAAAACCGGGAGATGTGTTATCGTGCCCATGGATCACGGTGTTTCCATCGGACCTGTGGAAGGAATAATAAAAATGGCAGAGACCATAGATGAAGTGGCCAGCGGCGGTGCCAACGCTGTAATAATGCATAAGGGAATGGTCGGCACAGGACACCGAGGTTATGGACGGGATATTGGACTGATTATCCATTTATCCGCCAGTACTGCCCTGGGACCAGACCCGGATCATAAAGTACTGGTGACCAGTGTGGAAAAAGCCATCCAGTTGGGAGCAGACGCAGTATCGGTACATGTAAACGTGGGATCGGAGATGGAACCCGAGATGTTAATGCACCTGGGAAGCATCTCCGAGATCTGTGATGACTGGGGAATGCCCCTCATTGCCATGATGTACCCTCGAGGCAAGAAAATTGACAATGAACACGATGCCGAAGTGGTTAAGCTGGCAGCCCGTGCCGGTGCCGAGCTGGGAGCCGATATCATTAAAACCAATTACACCGGAGACCCGGACACATTCAAAGAAGTTATCGACGGTTGTCCCGTCCCCCTGGTCATTGCCGGAGGACCCCGAGTGGAAACTGACCGTGAACTTCTGGAAATGGTTAAAAACTCGGTGGACATGGGTGGAGCCGGTGTGGCTATAGGTAGAAACGTTTTCCAGGCCAGATCTCCCCAGAAAACAACACGGGCCATTGCGGAAATAGTGCACAACAACCTGGAAGTGGACGAAGCCCTTAAAATCTTAAATGGTAAATAA
- a CDS encoding 3-dehydroquinate synthase II, which produces MKFAWIMAEGNVWDKKKQFITTALESGMDHVVDFSDADNIRRLGNVKLISDIDGSDVMLVGRNSEGDGTLIIPDDLSESKDLAAVKRLKRMDKKVAAYVEILTKKHQELAALLGKEADYLILMGRDWKVIPLENLIAGLQDEDVKIIAAVADYDEAKVALETMEHGTDGILLCPHEISHIKKVSELIDKIKSESYQLKPATVTKVEPVGIGDRVCVDTCSMMQLGEGMLVGSYSQGLFLVHSESMESEYVASRPFRVNAGPVHAYVMTPGNKTKYLSELETGDEVLTVDQEGNSKVAIVGRVKIEKRPLMLVEAESDGVILRTLLQNAETIRLVAEDGTPLSVAELKVGDKVMIYLDPKARHFGMAIEETIIEK; this is translated from the coding sequence ATGAAATTTGCATGGATAATGGCTGAAGGTAATGTATGGGACAAGAAAAAGCAATTCATTACCACTGCACTGGAATCTGGGATGGATCACGTTGTTGACTTCAGCGATGCGGACAATATCCGCAGACTGGGTAATGTAAAACTCATTTCGGATATTGATGGCTCCGATGTGATGCTGGTGGGCCGTAACAGTGAAGGTGATGGCACTCTCATCATACCCGATGATCTTTCAGAATCCAAGGATCTGGCTGCAGTTAAAAGGTTAAAGAGAATGGACAAGAAAGTGGCAGCCTATGTGGAAATTCTCACCAAAAAACATCAGGAACTGGCTGCTCTCCTTGGAAAGGAAGCAGATTACTTAATACTCATGGGACGGGACTGGAAGGTCATTCCCCTGGAAAACCTCATTGCGGGATTGCAGGATGAAGATGTGAAGATCATTGCCGCCGTAGCTGACTATGATGAGGCTAAAGTGGCCCTGGAAACAATGGAACACGGAACTGATGGTATTCTACTCTGCCCCCATGAAATTAGCCATATTAAAAAGGTTTCGGAGTTAATAGACAAGATAAAAAGTGAAAGTTACCAGTTGAAACCAGCCACCGTAACCAAGGTGGAACCAGTGGGTATTGGAGACCGGGTGTGTGTGGACACCTGTTCCATGATGCAGCTGGGTGAGGGTATGCTGGTGGGATCGTACTCCCAGGGACTGTTCCTGGTGCACAGTGAGTCCATGGAAAGTGAATATGTGGCTTCACGACCCTTCCGGGTTAACGCCGGACCAGTGCACGCCTACGTCATGACCCCCGGAAACAAGACCAAATACCTCTCGGAACTGGAAACCGGGGATGAAGTTCTAACTGTGGACCAGGAAGGCAACAGTAAAGTGGCCATTGTAGGCCGGGTCAAAATTGAAAAACGTCCCCTGATGCTGGTGGAAGCTGAATCTGATGGAGTTATTCTCCGAACTCTGCTCCAAAACGCAGAAACCATCCGTCTGGTCGCTGAGGATGGTACACCCCTCTCTGTAGCCGAGCTCAAGGTAGGGGACAAGGTCATGATCTATCTGGATCCCAAAGCCCGACACTTCGGAATGGCCATTGAAGAAACCATTATCGAAAAATAG
- the thpR gene encoding RNA 2',3'-cyclic phosphodiesterase: MRAFLAVDVDSTLNYEIQKVQKELKKTAAPLKMVEPENLHFTFKFFGEISPTQTENIIQITQDKLEKYKSFPLNIKGTGVFPSMGYMRVIWLGVEEPEQFSQLQRDLDQEFVKMGFKKERSYIPHLTIARVKGPRNKEILAETVQKLESIEIGQMTLEKIVLKKSELTPVGPIYTDIQQFFI, encoded by the coding sequence ATGCGAGCATTTTTAGCAGTTGACGTGGACAGCACTTTAAATTATGAAATTCAGAAAGTACAGAAGGAACTAAAAAAAACTGCCGCCCCATTGAAGATGGTGGAGCCGGAGAACCTGCATTTCACCTTCAAATTTTTTGGAGAAATCTCCCCTACCCAGACTGAAAACATAATCCAGATAACCCAGGACAAACTGGAAAAGTACAAATCCTTTCCCCTGAATATTAAGGGGACGGGAGTATTCCCCAGCATGGGATATATGAGGGTTATCTGGCTGGGAGTTGAAGAACCAGAGCAGTTCTCCCAGCTGCAACGGGATCTTGACCAGGAATTTGTCAAGATGGGATTTAAAAAGGAACGCAGCTACATACCCCACCTAACCATTGCCCGGGTGAAGGGACCACGGAACAAGGAAATTCTGGCCGAAACCGTGCAAAAATTGGAGTCAATCGAGATTGGGCAGATGACCCTGGAGAAGATTGTTTTGAAAAAAAGCGAACTAACCCCGGTGGGTCCTATTTATACCGATATCCAACAATTTTTCATTTAA
- the cca gene encoding CCA tRNA nucleotidyltransferase has protein sequence MIDFNPILEDIEPSKEEVVKVRGLADKLKDIINKNANKLNINAEAVLLGSVAKNTWLSNGNSEEGKGLDIDVFIKFPLTTSLDDLKSQGLELAHKCVDEADGTYEERYASHPYLTGFIEGYEVDLVPCYDITDSSELKSAVDRTLLHTLFVVDNLGAEQTREVRLLKRFMKMVGTYGSEFKVGGFSGYLCELLVIRYGSFLKVLEGAIEEWKPGYRIDLMNFGTGAQFKDPLIVVDPTDQNRNVSAALTLQKMAEFRVAAGNFLENPKKSYFYPKTLKYDRETLRDAFKERKTHSVLLAFHTPNIPADALHPQIQKTEKSLVKILENEDFKVMGSDSWSDEENTCIILLEMNTWKLTPFRKYSGPTVWDDDNTTRFLKKHPQSWVEGERWFTLTRREYQDAESLIQETLTPGGIRNLRVGKHLKKKLLEKYNLVDVLDLLIAEDADEDVMKFLYSYLHKNELLTRD, from the coding sequence GTGATTGATTTTAACCCAATATTAGAGGATATTGAACCCTCAAAGGAAGAGGTAGTGAAAGTTAGAGGTTTAGCAGATAAATTAAAAGACATAATCAATAAAAATGCTAATAAACTGAACATCAATGCAGAAGCAGTGCTCTTGGGCTCAGTGGCCAAGAACACTTGGCTATCCAATGGTAACTCTGAAGAGGGTAAGGGTCTGGACATTGATGTTTTCATTAAATTCCCCCTCACCACTTCCCTAGATGATCTGAAAAGTCAGGGTCTGGAACTGGCCCATAAATGCGTAGATGAAGCTGATGGGACTTATGAGGAACGTTATGCCTCCCACCCTTACCTTACTGGTTTTATTGAAGGTTATGAGGTGGATTTAGTGCCCTGCTATGACATCACCGATTCCAGTGAACTCAAATCTGCGGTGGACCGCACTCTGCTGCACACCCTATTTGTGGTGGATAATTTAGGGGCAGAACAGACTAGGGAAGTCCGGCTTTTAAAAAGGTTCATGAAGATGGTGGGAACCTACGGCTCGGAGTTCAAGGTGGGTGGATTTTCCGGCTACCTGTGTGAATTGCTGGTTATCCGCTACGGTTCATTTTTGAAGGTTCTGGAAGGTGCAATTGAAGAGTGGAAACCAGGATACAGAATAGATCTTATGAACTTCGGTACCGGGGCCCAATTTAAGGATCCCCTAATAGTGGTGGACCCTACTGACCAGAACCGGAATGTTTCTGCAGCACTGACACTGCAAAAGATGGCTGAATTCAGAGTGGCAGCAGGTAACTTCCTGGAAAACCCTAAAAAATCATATTTTTATCCTAAAACCTTAAAGTATGACCGGGAAACATTGAGGGATGCATTTAAAGAAAGAAAAACCCATTCAGTTCTTCTGGCCTTCCACACCCCGAATATTCCTGCGGATGCCCTACATCCCCAGATCCAGAAGACTGAAAAATCTTTGGTGAAGATCCTGGAAAATGAGGACTTTAAAGTTATGGGGAGTGATTCCTGGAGTGATGAGGAAAACACTTGCATAATACTCCTGGAAATGAACACGTGGAAGTTAACTCCCTTCCGGAAGTACTCGGGACCCACGGTGTGGGATGATGATAACACCACAAGGTTCCTAAAAAAGCATCCCCAATCATGGGTGGAAGGTGAACGATGGTTTACGCTCACCAGAAGGGAATATCAGGATGCAGAGTCCCTTATTCAGGAGACACTCACCCCTGGCGGGATCCGGAATCTCCGTGTGGGTAAACATTTAAAGAAGAAACTACTGGAAAAGTACAATCTGGTGGATGTTCTGGATCTGTTAATTGCTGAAGATGCCGACGAGGATGTGATGAAATTCTTGTACAGTTATCTTCATAAAAATGAGCTTTTAACCCGGGATTAA